One segment of Danio aesculapii chromosome 3, fDanAes4.1, whole genome shotgun sequence DNA contains the following:
- the si:dkey-66i24.7 gene encoding uncharacterized protein si:dkey-66i24.7, which yields MEVIESIVTEAIEVEDSTTTVTTLETEKSKAEFVWTLQATWHLVHVRLDMDAEFDQPVCKKKKLWETVAERVTAKLRADEGTDVSVKAFECDLKWRNMLATYRKNAERAKRLGTNSVHWEFFKEMHEVLGRSYEEVEAQRKAKISATKLGKAIASKRFTPILPTPTASAPQLPNARPPQDLLQLYLELQERKLNMWAQQKALEERKIEAINNLARAITCLSQNNNLQKFESEASQL from the exons atGGAGGTCATTGAGTCAATTGTTACAGAGGCCATTGAGGTGGAGGACTCAACCACTACGGTTACGACTTTGGAGACGGAAAAGTCAAAAGCAG AGTTTGTCTGGACACTCCAAGCCACATGGCACCTCGTCCACGTTCGCTTGGACATGGACGCAGAGTTTGACCAGCCCGTGTGCAAAAAGAAGAAGCTGTGGGAGACTGTGGCTGAGAGGGTGACCGCCAAACTAAGAGCCGACGAAGGCACTGATGTTTCAGTCAAAGCCTTTGAATGCGACCTGAAGTGGAGAAACATGCTAGCGACGTACCGCAAGAATGCAGAGCGAGCAAAAAGACTAGGAACCAACAGCGTCCACTGGGAGTTCTTCAAGGAGATGCATGAAGTTCTGGGAAGGAGCTACGAGGAGGTTGAGGCTCAGCGCAAAGCAAAAATCAGTGCCACTAAATTGGGAAAAGCAATAGCCAGTAAACGATTTACCCCAATACTGCCCACACCTACAGCCTCAGCTCCGCAGTTGCCCAACGCCAGGCCTCCACAGGATCTGCTTCAGCTTTACCTGGAGCTGCAGGAGCGCAAACTGAACATGTGGGCTCAGCAGAAAGCTCTGGAAGAGAGGAAGATCGAAGCCATCAATAATCTGGCGCGTGCAATTACTTGTCTTTCCCAGAACAATAACTTGCAAAAGTTTGAGTCGGAAGCTTCCCAATTATAA
- the LOC130221238 gene encoding uncharacterized protein LOC130221238, producing MELLQQNVAAAGRVIMDVIQAEWEPLSHWELDQRLDRAVEEMIEADLVAQVQEQMNSAQQEDSSADQTHTPKHSEPKQPVQESALQRSHATEVMEANPTVQYVTNFLQSSNMGFSKNRMSGRARLSMSHTVLLSLTLLSKRVSYRSVSSSFHLEKGNIHRIFFSFCDQVIAQQNRIIQWPTGQEALQNLLPFSSWHSRSEGLEERGLPRVLGVLGDTRIPIRLPSGKPDNETDAPDAKRPKSEVHPDSWLNLELVCNSNGRFIYCHISKGSESDRGKTLTERLQKHPEMVPPGACLIAGVGHPLTEQILTPFSTGRSPQENLYNRALGNHLGRFNQAVADLKERFQKLRYLDMGNFERAKTVVLTACVLHNVFLDMGDVTKGLIEKSAVEDVEELNQDAAGVKMRETVANLLYSSLEEGTL from the exons ATGGAGCTTCTTCAGCAGAATGTGGCGGCTGCGGGACGGGTGATCATGGATGTGATCCAGGCTGAATGGGAGCCGCTGTCTCACTGGGAGCTGGACCAGCGGCTGGACCGCGCTGTGGAGGAGATGATCGAGGCTGACCTAGTGGCGCAGGTTCAGGAGCAGATGAACTCCGCTCAACAGGAGGACTCATCAGCAGATCAGACACACACTCCAAAGCACTCAGAGCCCAAGCAGCCCGTTCAAGAGTCTGCCTTACAGCGTTCACATGCCACTGAAGTCATGGAGGCAAATCCCACCGTTCAG TATGTGACCAATTTTCTGCAGAGCTCCAACATGGGCTTCAGCAAAAACCGCATGTCTGGAAGAGCTCGACTGTCCATGTCTCACACTGTCCTACTGTCCCTCACCCTCCTTTCCAAACGTGTCAGCTATCGCAGCGTGTCCTCCAGTTTCCATCTGGAGAAGGGAAATATTCACAGGATCTTCTTTTCCTTCTGTGATCAAGTGATCGCACAGCAGAATCGTATCATTCAGTGGCCTACAG GACAGGAGGCCCTACAAAATCTACTCCCTTTCTCCAGCTGGCACAGTCGCAGTGAGGGTCTGGAAGAGAGAGGTCTTCCTAGAGTACTCGGGGTGCTGGGCGACACGCGCATCCCTATACGCCTTCCCTCGGGAAAACCAGACAATGAAACGGATGCTCCGGACGCCAAAAGACCTAAGAGTGAAGTGCATCCAGATTCATGGCTAAACTTGGAGCTGGTGTGCAACAGCAACGGACGCTTCATTTACTGCCATATCAGCAAAGGCTCAGAAAGTGACAGAGGAAAAACGTTGACTGAAAGGCTCCAGAAACACCCTGAGATGGTTCCTCCGGGAGCCTGTCTAATAGCTGGAGTCGGACATCCACTCACTGAACAAATACTTACTCCATTTTCAACCGGTCGAAGTCCACAGGAAAACCTCTACAACAGAGCGCTGGGGAACCATTTGGGCCGATTCAACCAGGCGGTGGCAGACCTGAAGGAGCGATTCCAGAAGCTGAGGTATTTGGATATGGGGAACTTTGAAAGGGCAAAGACTGTGGTTCTGACAGCTTGTGTTTTGCACAATGTTTTCCTGGACATGGGGGACGTGACAAAGGGACTGATAGAGAAAAGCGCAGTGGAAGATGTGGAGGAGCTTAACCAAGATGCTGCTGGGGTGAAAATGAGGGAGACTGTGGCCAACCTTCTTTATAGCTCACTGGAAGAGGGGACGCTATAA